A window of the Gossypium hirsutum isolate 1008001.06 chromosome A03, Gossypium_hirsutum_v2.1, whole genome shotgun sequence genome harbors these coding sequences:
- the LOC107963758 gene encoding E3 ubiquitin-protein ligase At4g11680: MTSTTPTNRSSADEITNTTPFLSSTTTTVSRPDSATRPSVRRQSLREAARFMRRATSRRTMREPSMLVRETAAEQLEERQSDWAYSKPVVILDVIWNFAFVAVAAGVLFLSRDENPEMPLRLWIIGYAFQCLLHMVCVCVEYKRRRRRQSMEYSRFNAGEDGVLSSGSGVESEQYVTFAQLEEDNGSNVAKHLESANTMFSFVWWITGFYWVSLGGQALARGSPQLYWLCIIFLAFDVFFVVFCIALACIIGIAVCCCLPCIIAILYAVADQEGASKEEIDQLSKFKFQKIGDNEKPAGDVQGPVGGIMIECGTDSPMEQVLSQDDAECCICLSAYEDGVELRELPCRHHFHCACVDKWLYINATCPLCKYNILKSSSQEEV, from the exons ATGACTTCGACGACTCCAACGAACAGATCCTCTGCCGATGAAATCACCAACACCACTCCCTTCCTCTCATCAACAACAACCACCGTGTCACGTCCCGACTCCGCCACGCGTCCATCAGTGCGTCGTCAGAGCCTTCGTGAAGCGGCTCGGTTCATGCGCCGAGCCACAAGCCGAAGAACGATGCGCGAGCCATCTATGCTTGTTCGAGAGACCGCCGCCGAGCAGCTGGAGGAACGCCAGAGCGATTGGGCTTATTCGAAACCCGTGGTGATTCTCGATGTCATCTGGAATTTTGCTTTCGTTGCGGTGGCAGCTGGGGTCTTGTTCTTGAGCCGTGATGAAAACCCCGAGATGCCGTTGAGGCTTTGGATAATTGGGTATGCTTTTCAGTGTTTGTTGCATATGGTTTGTGTTTGTGTGGAGTACAAGCGGCGTAGGAGGCGGCAGAGCATGGAGTATAGTCGATTTAATGCAGGGGAGGATGGTGTTTTGAGCTCGGGATCGGGAGTTGAATCAGAGCAGTACGTAACGTTTGCCCAACTGGAAGAAGATAATGGAAG CAATGTTGCAAAGCATCTTGAATCTGCAAATACTATGTTTTCATTCGTCTGGTGGATCACTGGATTCTATTGGGTATCTTTAGGTGGCCAAGCATTGGCACGTGGCTCCCCCCAGCTTTATTG GCTTTGTATAATTTTTCTTGCTTTTGATGTGTTCTTTGTTGTTTTCTGCATTGCTTTGGCATGCATCATTGGCATTGCTGTTTGCTGCTGTCTTCCATGTATTATTGCCATCCTATATGCTGTGGCAGATCAG GAAGGAGCTTCCAAGGAAGAAATTGATCAGTTGTCGAAATTCAAGTTTCAAAAAATTGGTGATAATGAGAAACCTGCTGGTGATGTCCAAGGACCTGTTGGGGGAATTATGATTGAATGCGGTACTGATTCCCCCATGGAACAAGTGCTTTCCCAGGATGACGCA GAATGTTGCATCTGCCTTTCTGCTTACGAGGATGGAGTTGAGCTAAGGGAACTTCCTTGTCGCCACCATTTCCACTGTGCCTGTGTAGATAAGTGGCTATACATAAATGCTACCTGTCCTCTCTGCAAGTACAACATTTTAAAGAGTAGTTCCCAAGAGGAAGTGTGA
- the LOC107963757 gene encoding protein unc-13 homolog, translating to MCITGRRIKMEQDSLLQRYRRDRRKLLEFLLSSGLIKEVRTPSGSTSLSKADFDKLSADHILHCIKSGGIVDVSEASKKYHAESAHPIMIHSKLGDSYFLTSDPDIAGSPPRRVPPSTSVSSNNHASSSSSKLDSFDMKSVETHGDDYGLKQKAEAAAARASFRDSGIPSLGLPTLKTGLSDDDLRESAYELLLASMYFSGVEMFPVEDRKKEKNSKFLSRLKSKREKPHSRPQLSERHSELVDTIRAQMQISEAMDACIRRNMVQLTARRTCGQIDLPQISLELLIGIFRSDFPNEKSYIQWKSRQVNILEELLYFSAELPETERVIIKSCLAKIRDTKEWDVAMSPAQRVEIISSIRQVASKAFFQQGKFGLQNETYYWQAAYHLNIRLYEKLLNGVFDILDEGQLIEEADAILSLIKLTWSTLGITDKLHDALYGWALVQQFVDTAEGTLLEHAVLQLQRVVSAKEDDCNEGQYMNSITCLKERNGSQKKLNLVQSIFLSIGTWCDSKLQDYHLHFSEKPVHFKKVVALASTIGMLSSADCADKVIVNASREKIKRYVERSVEAAIGRVAITVLESKERTHPLALLANQLRLIADRELKIFFPVLRQWSPESMMISVQKLHQFFGERLIPFLKGVSSLSEDARSVLPAAYALDNELGQLYTSSLEEQKVQHSPRPYLDHYQIEKVSGPLIIDWVIGQHTHILEWARRALELEDWEPLSFHQRQAASIVEVFRILEETVDQLFGMNLPLDITHLQALLSIVFHSLDAYLQRVLNQLVEKNHLYPSAPPLTRYTETAIPLIKKRLNEYKILDDIMIDRLNELTIPKLCIRLNTLQYIQKQVGVLEDDIRNSWAAVRPSLNQTQAEEEPVEILESDSLTHNETVDELFGTTFNIIGDTAKDIGQKTCDLIGTRVVFWDLRDAFLFHLYRGNVESTRLENFLPDFDTVLDNVCGVIDDAVRDVVVLSIYKASLEGFVWVLLDGGPCRAFSDSDIILMEEDLLTIKEFFIADGEGLPESLVEQEAKFAERILHMFSLQTETVIQMLMTASELISMGLDSDKQGHTNLGDAHTLIRVLCHKKDREASKFLKVQYQLPMSSDYDDTPLVDSTSRLPRMSEVLKRSTSIRWNKKRQSSFKSMKKKIQGATNEIRNVGR from the exons ATGTGTATAACCGGACGACGGATAAAAATGGAGCAGGATTCTCTGCTACAACGTTACCGTCGCGATCGCCGGAAGCTCTTGGAGTTTTTGTTATCTTCCGGTTTGATAAAGGAAGTACGGACACCGTCCGGCTCCACTTCTCTCTCCAAGGCCGACTTCGACAAACTCAGTGCCGATCACATCCTCCACTGTATTAAATCTG GTGGAATCGTTGATGTTTCTGAAGCTTCTAAGAAGTACCATGCAGAATCTGCTCATCCAATAATG ATTCATTCTAAATTAGGAGATTCGTATTTTCTTACTTCTGATCCAGATATAGCTGGATCTCCTCCTCGGCGGGTGCCTCCTTCAACTAGTGTTAGCAGTAATAACCATGCTTCATCTTCATCCAGTAAGCTGGATTCTTTCGACATGAAGAGTGTTGAAACTCATGGAGATGACTATGGTTTGAAACAGAAAGCAGAAGCAGCTGCAGCTAGGGCTTCTTTCAGGGATTCTGGAATACCTTCTCTTGGGTTACCTACCCTCAAAACAG GATTGTCTGATGATGACTTGCGGGAATCAGCCTACGAGTTATTGCTTGCATCTATGTATTTTTCTGG GGTTGAAATGTTTCCAGTTGAGGataggaagaaagaaaagaattcaAAATTTCTGTCTAGATTAAAGAGTAAAAGGGAAAAACCACATTCACGACCTCAGCTGTCAGAAAGACATTCAGAACTTGTTGATACTATTCGTGCACAAATGCAG ATTTCAGAAGCAATGGATGCATGTATTCGGCGAAATATGGTACAACTTACTGCAAGAAGAACATGTGGGCAAATTGATCTGCCTCAAATCTCATTAGAGCTCCTCATTGGCATTTTCAGATCTGATTTTCCTAATGAAAAATCTTATATACAATGGAAGAGTAGACAG GTGAATATACTAGAAGAACTTCTATATTTCTCAGCTGAACTTCCGGAAACAGAACGTGTAATCATTAAATCTTGTCTTGCAAAGATTAGAGATACAAAG GAATGGGATGTTGCAATGTCTCCTGCTCAACGAGTTGAGATTATATCATCTATTAGACAGGTGGCATCAAAAGCGTTCTTCCAGCAGGGGAAGTTTGGTCTGCAAAATGAAACCTATTACTGGCAAGCTGCTTATCATTTGAACATTAGACTTTATGAGAAATTATTGAATGGCGTTTTTGACATTCTTGATGAAGGCCAACTCATAGAG GAAGCAGATGCAATACTGTCACTTATAAAACTGACTTGGTCCACCTTAGGCATCACTGATAAATTGCATGATGCTCTATATGGGTGGGCTCTTGTTCAACAG TTTGTTGACACTGCTGAAGGCACTCTGTTGGAGCATGCTGTTCTTCAGTTGCAGAGAGTTGTATCTGCTAAAGAAGATGACTGTAATGAAGGGCAATATATGAATAGTATAACATGTTTAAAAGAAAGAAATGGCAGTCAAAAAAAGCTAAATCTGGTGCAGTCCATTTTCCTGTCCATAGGCACTTGGTGTGACAGTAAACTACAAGATTATCATCTACATTTTAGTGAG AAACCTGTTCACTTCAAAAAAGTGGTGGCTTTGGCATCGACTATAGGAATGCTCAGTTCTGCTGATTGTGCTGATAAG GTAATTGTCAATGCTTCTCGTGAGAAAATTAAACGTTATGTAGAGAGGTCTGTTGAAGCTGCGATTGGGAGG GTGGCAATTACTGTTCTTGAATCTAAAGAACGGACACATCCATTGGCTCTACTTGCAAACCAACTAAGACTAATTGCTGACAGggagttaaaaatatttttcccagtaTTGCGTCAGTGGTCTCCTGAATCTATGATGATTTCAGTGCAGAAACTACACCAATTTTTTGGGGAAAGACTG ATTCCATTCCTAAAGGGAGTCTCATCTTTATCTGAAGATGCTAGATCAGTGCTTCCTGCTGCCTATGCCCTGGACAACGAACTTGGCCAACTTTATACTTCTTCTCTTGAGGAACAGAAAGTGCAGCACTCTCCTAGACCATATTTGGACCATTATCAG ATTGAAAAAGTCTCAGGGCCATTAATTATTGATTGGGTGATTGGTCAGCATACTCACATATTGGAATGGGCAAGAAGAGCATTGGAACTTGAG GATTGGGAGCCGTTGTCATTTCATCAAAGGCAGGCAGCATCAATAGTTGAAGTTTTTAGGATATTGGAGGAG ACAGTGGATCAACTCTTTGGAATGAATCTCCCTCTGGACATTACTCATCTGCAAGCCCTTCTATCTATAGTTTTCCACAGTTTGGATGCATATCTGCAGAGAGTTCTCAATCAGTTAG TTGAGAAGAATCATCTCTACCCATCGGCCCCTCCTTTGACTCGTTACACTGAGACAGCTATTCCACTAATTAAGAAGAGGTTGAATGAGTACAAAATCTTAGATGACATCATGATTGATAGATTGAATGAATTGACAATACCCAAACTCTGCATCCGGCTGAACACCCTTCAG TATATTCAGAAACAGGTTGGTGTTCTTGAAGATGACATTCGAAACTCTTGGGCAGCTGTAAGGCCATCGCTTAACCAAACACAGG CTGAAGAAGAGCCTGTGGAGATTTTGGAGAGTGACTCACTAACACATAACGAAACAGTAGATGAACTCTTTGGTACGACCTTTAACATTATCGGGGATACTGCTAAAGATATTGGCCAAAAAACTTGTGACCTGATTG GAACAAGAGTTGTGTTTTGGGATCTTAGAGATGCATTCCTGTTTCATTTATATCGCGGCAATGTTGAAAGCACTCGTTTGGAGAATTTTCTTCCCGATTTCGACACG GTTCTGGACAATGTATGTGGCGTGATAGATGATGCTGTTAGAGATGTTGTAGTTTTAAGTATTTATAAGGCTTCACTG GAAGGTTTTGTTTGGGTATTACTTGATGGAGGTCCTTGCCGTGCCTTCTCTGATTCGGATATCATCCTTATGGAAGAAGACCTTTTGACAATAAAG GAATTTTTCATTGCCGATGGAGAAGGCCTTCCAGAGTCTTTAGTTGAGCAGGAAGCAAAATTTGCTGAACGCATTCTTCACATGTTTTCTCTTCAG ACCGAAACTGTTATTCAAATGCTAATGACTGCAAGTGAGCTCATTTCAATGGGATTAGATTCAGACAAACAAGGCCATACAAACTTGGGGGATGCTCACACTTTAATACGAGTATTATGCCACAAGAAAGATAGGGAGGCATCAAAGTTCTTAAAAGTGCAATATCAGCTACCCATGTCTTCAG ATTATGACGATACTCCCTTAGTGGATTCGACCTCGAGATTGCCTCGTATGTCGGAGGTTCTCAAGCGAAGCACCTCAATTCGCTGGAACAAGAAACGACAAAGTAGTTTTAAATCgatgaagaagaaaattcaaGGAGCAACAAACGAAATCAGAAATGTTGGAAGGTAA